CGCTACGCTAAAAGAGCTGAAAACCATTTACCGAAACAGCATGAAAGACTGTCATCCTGATAAATTCAGTAATGATGAAGAACTGGCTGCTGCCGAAGAAAGAAGTAAAGAAATTATTGCGGCCTATCATTTTCTGGTAAGTATTGCTCCGGAAACACAGGAAAAAGACAAACCGGAATATATTAAAACAACCAGCACTTCAAACATTTTAGAGTTCTATATGGACAACAGTGTTTTGTACATTAACTTTTTAGACGGAAGTCAGTTTGAATATTTTGGTGTTCCGAAAGCGACCTATATCAAAATGATTAATGCCGAATCGCCAAGCCGTTTTGCCAGAAGACATATCTATAATGAGTTTTTATACAGAAGCGCCAGCAAATTAGTGGCTGCAGAATAACCTATAAAAAAAACCTCCACAACTG
This region of Flavobacterium inviolabile genomic DNA includes:
- a CDS encoding KTSC domain-containing protein translates to MKKIVEYRKLLDVTKTATLKELKTIYRNSMKDCHPDKFSNDEELAAAEERSKEIIAAYHFLVSIAPETQEKDKPEYIKTTSTSNILEFYMDNSVLYINFLDGSQFEYFGVPKATYIKMINAESPSRFARRHIYNEFLYRSASKLVAAE